The following are encoded in a window of Flavobacteriales bacterium genomic DNA:
- a CDS encoding molybdopterin molybdotransferase MoeA has translation MAAEQARDLITVDEARTMVMAHVPLMPAEFRKLEDAVGCVLAADAQAAADHPQFDMSAVDGYALGGPMGPWKQVDTIAAGQVMSSPLLAGECARIFTGAQVPAGCHAVVMQERCTWRDELLTVDMTVIPEGANIRRRAEAFRMDDMLLTKGARLDPASVGLLASAGLAHAMVSMVPTVSIVRTGEEFIEEGAEPAGRIHSSNDVMLIAALRDGGFANDSGPLIAGDDRLELRDALTVALDEGDVLITTGGVSVGDHDLVRPVLEGMGAAIHFHGVSQKPGKPMLFATLRGKPVFALPGNPRAVLVGWYLYVLPFLRAMEGASDPWPRSERLPIAQALRWKGGRTEFRAGFLRDGQVHLLSDEGSHMLNSMTMAEVLVELPKDLGERAPGNDILVHHLPRR, from the coding sequence ATGGCCGCTGAGCAGGCACGGGACCTCATCACGGTGGACGAGGCCCGGACCATGGTGATGGCCCATGTGCCCTTGATGCCCGCCGAGTTCCGCAAGCTGGAGGACGCCGTGGGCTGTGTGCTCGCCGCCGATGCGCAGGCCGCCGCCGATCATCCGCAGTTCGACATGAGCGCGGTGGATGGTTACGCGCTGGGGGGTCCCATGGGTCCATGGAAGCAGGTGGACACCATCGCCGCCGGGCAGGTGATGTCCTCACCGCTCCTGGCCGGTGAATGCGCAAGGATATTCACCGGCGCCCAGGTGCCCGCGGGTTGTCATGCGGTGGTAATGCAGGAGCGCTGCACGTGGCGCGATGAACTGCTGACGGTGGACATGACCGTGATCCCTGAAGGGGCGAACATCAGGCGACGTGCCGAAGCCTTCCGGATGGATGACATGCTGCTGACGAAGGGGGCCAGACTGGATCCGGCATCGGTGGGGCTGCTCGCCTCCGCCGGCCTCGCGCATGCCATGGTGTCCATGGTGCCCACCGTGAGCATCGTGCGCACGGGCGAGGAGTTCATCGAGGAAGGCGCCGAGCCGGCGGGGCGCATCCATTCCAGCAACGATGTGATGCTCATCGCCGCCTTGCGCGACGGAGGCTTCGCCAACGACAGCGGTCCCTTGATCGCCGGTGACGATCGCCTCGAACTGCGCGACGCCTTGACCGTGGCTTTGGATGAAGGCGATGTGCTGATCACCACGGGCGGCGTGTCGGTGGGCGACCATGACCTCGTTCGCCCTGTGCTGGAAGGCATGGGCGCCGCGATCCATTTCCATGGCGTATCGCAGAAGCCGGGCAAGCCCATGCTCTTCGCCACGCTGCGCGGCAAGCCCGTGTTCGCCCTGCCGGGCAATCCCCGCGCGGTGCTGGTGGGTTGGTACCTGTATGTGCTGCCCTTCCTGCGTGCCATGGAGGGCGCTTCGGATCCATGGCCGCGATCGGAAAGGCTTCCCATCGCGCAGGCGCTGCGGTGGAAGGGTGGGCGGACGGAGTTCCGTGCAGGCTTCCTGCGCGATGGGCAGGTCCATCTTCTGTCCGATGAAGGGTCGCACATGCTCAACAGCATGACCATGGCGGAAGTGCTGGTGGAGCTGCCGAAGGATCTGGGAGAACGCGCGCCAGGAAACGACATCCTGGTGCATCACCTTCCGCGCCGATGA
- a CDS encoding VCBS repeat-containing protein — MSVTRTLALFAASLPLLAAQAQFTFTNATALKSNTTNSGGCMGVVDINGDGLDDLCILHNSRIFMVDYQNADGSFTLVDYGSVSNDAQWGMTIADMQNTGHKDLVCGGSYDGVHYMRIPTVGQSTLANLNNGNMFMQCNNAVDINNDGHNDFWACHDDAAPRQWLNNGSGNLTYANIIDYTTNPATDMSGNYGSVWTDFDNDGDLDLYIAKCRQGVNNPNDPRRWNRLFVNDGNGNFTDMAESHGLQIKNQSWTADFGDIDNDGDLDMMLTNHDATIQLFENDGTGHFTEITAGSGLEITGFFLQSKFVDFDNDGYIDLLIAGGLQRLFRNNGNKTFTNVPNMFPANKAMHSFAIGDLNNDGFQDVFANYGSGYVTPDNNNPDRIWLNDGNDNNWLVVRLQGTESNRDAIGARVTITGPWGTQIREVRAGESYGIVCTFACHFGLGQQEEVPTVTVTWPSGLVETFNNIEANQTITIIEGLCISPQAEITTPTAPIVCGNGSTVTLTANPGFNYLWNTGAQTQSITVSQPGSYTVTINDGQGCTGTASIFVVQSPDETPTVSYTGETRFCEGGSLELTSTPAAGYSWTGGGNGQSLVVTQSGSYTVTIDGVCGQFTSAAVVVDVLDAPDAPIADDVVIPVPGMATLQAVGDNILWYDVPTGGNAIGSGNSFQTPFIANTTSFWATASIEHEGEHAYGSKTNWANQGQYHTNSDNYQFFTAYEPFTIVSVKVYANGAGNRNVALIDRTDGSIVVSQVINIPDGESRITLNFQVPAAGDYGLRTIGGNPQLWRDGLGSTQNYPYPLGTLGAVTSSSVAGANATAFYYFFYDWEVEATGLACESQRTEAIVWVGNVGIADAAGSGMVHVWPNPASDILNIGFGQVSGRVVLELMDITGRLVVVREQDGAALEQGILTLGVGGLSHGEYLLRVRDGVGSSVHRVMLH; from the coding sequence ATGTCCGTGACGCGTACCCTCGCCCTCTTCGCCGCATCCCTGCCCCTGCTTGCCGCCCAAGCGCAGTTCACCTTCACCAACGCCACCGCCCTGAAGAGCAACACCACCAACAGCGGTGGATGCATGGGCGTGGTGGACATCAATGGCGACGGTCTCGACGACCTGTGCATCCTGCACAACAGCCGGATCTTCATGGTGGACTACCAGAACGCCGACGGCTCCTTCACCCTGGTGGACTACGGAAGCGTGTCCAACGACGCGCAATGGGGCATGACCATCGCGGACATGCAGAACACCGGGCACAAGGACCTGGTCTGTGGCGGCAGCTACGACGGCGTGCACTACATGAGGATCCCCACCGTGGGACAGTCCACCCTGGCGAACCTGAACAATGGCAACATGTTCATGCAGTGCAACAACGCGGTGGACATCAACAACGATGGGCACAACGATTTCTGGGCCTGTCACGATGACGCTGCTCCGCGGCAGTGGCTCAACAACGGGAGCGGCAACCTGACCTACGCCAACATCATCGACTACACCACCAACCCCGCCACGGACATGAGCGGGAACTACGGCAGTGTGTGGACCGACTTCGACAACGACGGCGACCTGGACCTCTACATCGCCAAGTGCCGCCAGGGCGTGAACAACCCCAATGATCCGCGCCGCTGGAACCGCCTCTTCGTGAATGACGGCAACGGCAACTTCACCGACATGGCGGAGAGCCACGGCCTGCAGATCAAGAACCAGTCCTGGACGGCCGATTTCGGCGATATCGACAACGACGGCGACCTGGACATGATGCTCACCAACCACGACGCCACCATCCAGCTCTTCGAGAACGACGGTACGGGCCACTTCACGGAGATCACCGCGGGCAGTGGTCTGGAGATCACCGGCTTCTTCCTGCAGAGCAAGTTCGTCGATTTCGACAACGACGGATACATCGACCTGCTCATCGCCGGTGGACTCCAGCGCCTGTTCCGCAACAACGGGAACAAGACCTTCACCAACGTGCCCAACATGTTCCCGGCGAACAAGGCCATGCACAGCTTCGCCATAGGCGACCTGAACAACGACGGTTTCCAGGACGTCTTCGCCAACTACGGCAGCGGCTATGTGACGCCGGACAACAACAACCCCGACCGCATCTGGCTGAACGACGGCAACGACAACAACTGGCTGGTGGTGCGTTTGCAGGGAACCGAGAGCAACCGCGACGCCATCGGTGCGCGTGTCACCATCACTGGTCCTTGGGGCACGCAGATCCGCGAGGTGCGCGCCGGGGAGAGCTACGGCATCGTATGCACCTTCGCCTGCCACTTCGGCCTGGGACAGCAGGAGGAGGTGCCCACCGTGACCGTCACCTGGCCCAGCGGTCTGGTGGAGACCTTCAACAACATCGAGGCGAACCAGACGATCACCATCATCGAAGGCCTGTGCATCAGCCCGCAGGCGGAGATCACCACGCCCACCGCCCCGATCGTTTGTGGCAACGGCAGCACGGTGACACTCACCGCCAACCCCGGCTTCAATTACCTGTGGAACACCGGCGCCCAGACGCAGAGCATCACCGTGAGCCAGCCCGGCAGCTACACGGTGACCATCAACGATGGACAGGGCTGCACCGGCACCGCCAGCATCTTCGTGGTGCAGAGCCCCGATGAGACCCCCACGGTGAGCTACACGGGCGAAACACGCTTCTGCGAAGGCGGCTCACTGGAGTTGACCTCCACCCCGGCCGCGGGCTATAGCTGGACCGGCGGCGGCAATGGTCAATCCCTGGTGGTGACACAGAGCGGCAGCTACACCGTGACCATCGATGGCGTATGCGGGCAGTTCACCAGTGCGGCCGTTGTGGTGGACGTGCTCGATGCGCCTGACGCGCCCATCGCCGACGATGTGGTGATCCCCGTGCCGGGCATGGCCACGCTGCAGGCGGTCGGCGACAACATCCTCTGGTACGATGTGCCCACTGGTGGAAACGCGATCGGATCAGGCAACAGCTTCCAGACCCCCTTCATCGCCAACACCACCTCCTTCTGGGCCACGGCCAGCATCGAACATGAGGGCGAGCATGCCTATGGCTCCAAGACCAATTGGGCCAACCAGGGCCAGTATCACACGAACTCCGACAACTACCAGTTCTTCACCGCCTACGAACCCTTCACCATCGTGAGCGTGAAGGTCTACGCCAACGGCGCCGGCAACCGCAACGTGGCGTTGATCGACCGCACGGACGGCAGCATCGTGGTCTCGCAGGTGATCAACATCCCCGATGGCGAAAGCCGCATCACTCTGAATTTCCAGGTGCCCGCCGCTGGCGACTACGGCCTCCGCACCATCGGTGGCAACCCGCAACTGTGGCGCGATGGCCTTGGCAGCACACAGAATTATCCCTACCCGCTGGGCACCCTCGGTGCCGTCACCAGCAGCAGTGTGGCCGGCGCCAACGCCACGGCCTTCTACTACTTCTTCTACGATTGGGAGGTGGAGGCCACGGGCCTGGCGTGCGAAAGCCAGCGCACTGAAGCGATCGTGTGGGTGGGCAACGTGGGCATCGCCGATGCGGCAGGCAGTGGCATGGTCCACGTGTGGCCCAATCCGGCCTCGGACATCCTCAACATCGGCTTCGGTCAGGTCTCCGGGCGCGTCGTGCTCGAGTTGATGGACATCACGGGCCGCCTGGTGGTGGTACGCGAGCAGGATGGTGCGGCGCTGGAGCAGGGCATCCTCACCCTTGGGGTGGGCGGCCTGTCGCACGGCGAGTATCTGCTGCGTGTGCGCGACGGCGTCGGTTCGAGCGTGCATCGCGTTATGCTTCACTGA